One Lachancea thermotolerans CBS 6340 chromosome F complete sequence DNA window includes the following coding sequences:
- the RTK1 gene encoding putative serine/threonine protein kinase RTK1 (similar to uniprot|Q12100 Saccharomyces cerevisiae YDL025C Protein of unknown function potentially phosphorylated by Cdc28p) gives MPRQEHLSATPSANEASSIKSNGSTSSLTSHFFGKKHGFGLGKLFKGNSHSSNNESGKELLGSILSPKHSNSSTKSQDSYQRLRSAVPMMDHPQLSHAEAKHLHNPHNYVSFGPSKNNSAYSSQTHVANSVSPSAPHMHPAQIMQRQIEEQQRRNTPPKLAHEKPKRKVLHLKRFFKKIHGEDASPQKAQTPVAVSGPDSKSTAKTLYEADSARELIEKYGIPGKMIGEGASGSVSVVKSMDGKLFAVKRFRARGTKESQIEYSKKVTAEFCIGSTLHHCNIIETLDLLQEGPNFLVVMEYCPYDFFTLVMSDLMTKHEIACYFKQICNGVAYLHKTGLAHRDLKLDNCVVTSQGILKLIDFGSAVVFQYPYEQEILNARGIVGSDPYLAPELLTYPSYDPRPVDVWSVAIMFYCMTLRRFPWKAPRDKYQSFRLFCEETDNEKDPTRGAYRLLKLLPRHSRHIIGQMLQLDPRKRILMNEVMADPWVVSIESCELDDKGELKSAAKSHKHHLITEEELTELNLQRKEEARLAKLHKEAGESTDVPEVLGKEAAAVPEKDGHPQNVGVSTHLDDGTAASQKPTGENVTQAVEAKTT, from the coding sequence ATGCCTCGACAAGAACACCTTAGTGCGACGCCGAGTGCCAACGAGGCGTCTTCGATAAAGTCGAATGGTTCGACTTCATCGCTCACCTCTCACttttttggcaagaaaCACGGATTTGGGCTCGGAAAGTTGTTCAAGGGAAACAGCCATTCCTCAAACAATGAATCGGGAAAAGAGCTCCTAGGTTCCATCTTATCACCAAAACACAGTAATTCTAGCACTAAATCTCAAGATTCATATCAGAGATTAAGGTCAGCAGTCCCGATGATGGACCATCCGCAATTGAGTCACGCCGAGGCAAAACATTTGCACAATCCTCATAACTACGTTTCGTTTGGCCCGAGCAAGAACAACTCAGCATATTCATCCCAAACTCATGTAGCAAACTCCGTGTCTCCTTCAGCTCCCCATATGCATCCTGCACAGATAATGCAACGACAAATCGAAGAACAGCAGAGAAGAAACACCCCGCCCAAGCTTGCACACGAGAAACCGAAGAGGAAAGTACTGCATTTAAAGagattcttcaaaaagatccATGGGGAAGATGCGTCTCctcaaaaagcgcaaacGCCTGTGGCGGTTTCAGGGCCCGATTCTAAATCAACTGCCAAAACACTATATGAAGCCGATAGTGCCCGAGAGCTTATTGAGAAGTATGGAATTCCGGGGAAAATGATTGGAGAGGGGGCCTCGGGGTCTGTTTCGGTAGTCAAGTCTATGGATGGTAAACTATTTGCTGTGAAACGTTTTCGGGCGCGTGGAACCAAAGAATCACAAATTGAATATTCAAAAAAGGTTACCGCTGAGTTTTGCATTGGTTCAACGCTACACCACTGCAACATTATTGAAACGTTGGACCTGCTACAAGAGGGGCCAAACTTTCTCGTGGTAATGGAGTATTGCCCATATGACTTTTTTACTTTAGTAATGAGTGACCTCATGACAAAACATGAAATAGCATGTTATTTCAAGCAGATTTGCAATGGGGTGGCTTATCTTCATAAAACAGGTCTTGCTCATCGAGACCTGAAGCTTGACAACTGTGTTGTCACATCACAAGGAATCCTGAAATTGATCGACTTCGGTAGCgctgttgtttttcagTACCCATACGAGCAGGAAATCCTCAATGCACGAGGCATCGTGGGCTCTGACCCCTACCTAGCGCCAGAACTACTCACGTACCCTTCCTACGATCCTCGCCCTGTTGATGTTTGGTCGGTTGCTATCATGTTTTATTGTATGACACTCAGGCGGTTTCCGTGGAAGGCGCCTCGCGACAAGTATCAGTCTTTCAGGTTGTTTTGCGAGGAGACTGACAATGAAAAGGACCCTACCAGGGGCGCCTATAGGCTTCTTAAGTTGCTGCCGCGTCATTCGAGGCATATCATCGGCCAAATGCTACAGCTAGATCCCAGAAAGAGAATACTGATGAACGAAGTAATGGCTGACCCGTGGGTTGTAAGCATTGAGTCCTGCGAACTGGACGATAAAGGGGAGCTCAAATCTGCAGCAAAATCACATAAGCATCACTTGATAacggaagaagagctcactGAATTGAACCTGCAACGCAAGGAGGAAGCCAGGCTTGCCAAACTGCACAAAGAGGCAGGCGAGAGTACTGATGTCCCAGAAGTTTTaggaaaagaagctgcggCTGTTCCAGAGAAGGATGGGCACCCGCAAAACGTGGGAGTGAGTACGCATTTAGATGATGGGACGGCTGCCAGTCAAAAGCCAACTGGGGAAAATGTTACTCAAGCAGTCGAAGCTAAGACCACTTAA
- the MAM3 gene encoding Mam3p (similar to uniprot|Q12296 Saccharomyces cerevisiae YOL060C), whose product MSLHTHAFRSKDFMASAEVFTSTVPAQAPRVELHRFMASPGTLLSVRRTVWLFSLIHAISGRPIAHVAENDEIQEARFATFLSISVLLVLLGGVFAGLTLGLMGQDEVYLKVISTSGTPREQRAATKVLNLISKGKHWLLVTLLLSNVITNETLPIVLDRCLGGGWQAVVSSTVLIVIFGEVIPQSICVRYGLEVGAFFCPFVLVLMYAMYPVAYPVALLLDWILGEDHGTMYKKSGLKTLVTLHRTMGVDRLTNDEVTIISAVLDLKEKKVSEIMTPIVNVFTMSADATLDEKTVGEIFNSGFSRIPIHLPGEKNNFIGMLLVRVLISYDPDDCLPVSHFPLATLPETSPDTSCLNILNYFQEGKSHMCVVSQEPGSSSGALGVLTLEDVIEELIGEEIVDESDVFVDIHQRIMREQPGPLSKRHITSYLHSLYKVTQRHSVDNTGENSPLLEESPDPVQKPKVAHHVSGVVPSNLASNPLHTQNPHVKVKRQIDIPGHHLKLSSPGYGGTDVSPKSTRSGSINSAQHSDTSILREHLGAAKKAMAHTLETGESTQAVTSKQSTPAEDVGNLSTISHENAASTSNSTSDRQPSEPASETQLISSSYRPSIKGIVESVVTVKGVPKTIIAPAKDWDESQGVVINESNNVHESGGSGDDNMAHSLSSRPSKSRRGSIFSLFRQGSSDGGSSASIRGRSAQASSSSDRVEPETLLSDEAYSLRNTSPRTR is encoded by the coding sequence ATGTCACTTCATACGCACGCATTTCGCAGTAAAGATTTCATGGCTTCTGCGGAGGTCTTCACCTCTACCGTACCCGCACAAGCACCCCGCGTCGAACTCCACAGATTCATGGCTTCCCCCGGTACGCTTCTCAGCGTGCGAAGGACAGTATGGCTGTTCTCGCTGATCCACGCCATCTCCGGCCGCCCCATTGCCCACGTTGCCGAAAACGACGAGATCCAAGAAGCCCGCTTCGCAACTTTTCTCAGTATTTCCGTGCTCCTCGTGCTGCTGGGAGGCGTGTTTGCTGGCCTGACTTTGGGCCTGATGGGCCAGGACGAAGTCTACCTGAAGGTCATCAGCACGTCGGGCACGCCAAGGGAGCAGCGCGCCGCCACAAAAGTCCTCAACCTGATATCCAAGGGAAAGCACTGGCTCCTTGTcacgctgctgctgtccaACGTTATCACGAATGAGACGCTTCCCATTGTCCTGGACCGCTGCCTCGGAGGCGGCTGGCAGGCGGTGGTCTCTAGTACGGTTCTCATTGTCATTTTCGGCGAAGTAATACCGCAGTCCATCTGTGTCCGGTATGGGCTGGAGGTCGGGGCGTTCTTCTGCCCGTTCGTTCTGGTCCTCATGTACGCCATGTATCCGGTCGCCTACCCCGTGGCACTTCTTCTGGATTGGATCCTGGGAGAAGACCACGGCACCATGTACAAAAAGTCCGGCCTCAAGACTCTGGTCACCCTGCACAGAACCATGGGCGTGGACCGACTCACCAACGATGAAGTCACCATTATCTCGGCTGTTTTGGACCtaaaagagaagaaggtgTCTGAAATCATGACCCCCATTGTGAACGTCTTCACCATGAGCGCGGACGCTACGCTCGACGAGAAGACAGTGGGGGAGATCTTCAACTCCGGGTTCTCCCGTATCCCCATTCATCTCCCCGGCGAGAAAAACAACTTCATTGGCATGCTTCTGGTCCGCGTGCTTATATCGTATGACCCTGACGACTGCCTCCCTGTGTCGCACTTCCCGCTGGCAACCTTGCCTGAGACCTCGCCTGACACCTCGTGTTTGAACATTCTTAactattttcaagaaggtAAGTCCCACATGTGTGTGGTGTCGCAAGAACCCGGCAGCTCCTCGGGTGCCCTCGGCGTGCTGACATTGGAAGATGTGATCGAAGAGCTTATTGGCGAGGAAATTGTTGATGAGTCGgacgtttttgttgatattCACCAGCGCATCATGCGCGAACAACCAGggcctctttcaaagaggcATATAACCTCATACCTGCATTCACTGTACAAAGTTACCCAGCGGCACTCGGTTGATAACACGGGCGAAAACTCTCCCTTGCTCGAAGAATCTCCAGACCCGGTCCAAAAGCCCAAAGTCGCGCATCATGTTTCTGGCGTTGTGCCTTCCAATCTTGCTTCCAATCCACTTCATACCCAAAATCCCCATGTCAAAGTCAAGAGGCAGATAGACATCCCAGGACACCATCTCAAGTTGAGTTCACCTGGCTACGGGGGCACAGATGTATCGCCCAAGTCTACAAGATCTGGTTCCATCAACTCTGCCCAGCATTCCGATACCTCGATTCTTCGAGAGCATTTGGGTGCGGCAAAGAAAGCAATGGCTCATACATTGGAGACCGGAGAAAGTACCCAGGCCGTCACCTCGAAACAGTCTACGCCTGCTGAAGATGTTGGAAATTTGTCGACAATCTCGCATGAAAACGCTGCAAGCACTTCAAACTCCACCTCCGATCGGCAGCCAAGCGAGCCAGCTTCTGAAACACAGCTCATATCTTCGTCGTACCGACCAAGTATCAAGGGAATTGTCGAGAGTGTTGTGACTGTCAAAGGTGTCCCCAAGACCATCATTGCACCTGCCAAGGACTGGGACGAGTCTCAAGGCGTCGTTATCAACGAATCTAACAATGTTCATGAGAGCGGCGGCTCTGGTGACGATAACATGGCACATTCACTCTCGAGTAGGCCGTCCAAAAGCCGCAGAGGCAGCATTTTTAGCCTCTTCCGTCAGGGAAGTTCTGATGGAGGGAGTAGCGCAAGCATTCGAGGAAGATCTGCCCAAGCATCCTCATCCTCTGACCGAGTGGAGCCAGAAACGCTACTCAGCGATGAGGCATACTCCCTTAGAAATACATCTCCCCGAACAAGGTGA
- a CDS encoding glycerol-3-phosphate dehydrogenase family protein (uniprot|Q7ZA45 GPD Glycerol-3-phosphate dehydrogenase [NAD+] (EC 1.1.1.8)) codes for MFSISRITRTSSFTTQFRALYRFKHSARKLQSIPFSIYKKMSAADRLNQTHDILSESVQAVENPFKVTVIGSGNWGTTISKVVAENAALRPHLFVKRVDMWVFEETVDGQKLTEIINTKHQNVKYLPNIDLPENLVANPDLVSAVKDADILVFNIPHQFLPRIVSQLQGNIKKDARAISCLKGFDVSKDGVKLLSTYVTEKLGITCGALSGANLAPEVAKENWSETTVAYELPKDFKGEGKDVDHAVLKALFHRPYFHVNVIDDVAGISVAGALKNVVALGCGFVEGLGWGNNASAAIQRVGLGEIIKFGQMFFPDSRVETYYQESAGVADLITTCSGGRNVRVATHMAKTGKSAEECEKELLNGQSAQGIHTCKEVHEWLAECGKTDEFVLFEAVYQIVYENAPMDTLPDMIEDLQGVNIPKEEGEHSE; via the coding sequence ATGTTTTCAATCTCCAGAATCACTAGAACTTCTAGTTTCACTACACAGTTTAGAGCGCTATACCGTTTTAAACACTCAGCAAGGAAACTCCAGAGCATCCCTTTCAGCATATACAAGAAAATGTCCGCTGCCGACAGACTGAATCAGACCCACGACATCCTATCCGAATCCGTGCAAGCCGTGGAAAACCCTTTCAAAGTCACCGTGATTGGGTCCGGTAACTGGGGTACCACCATCTCCAAGGTTGTGGCCGAGAACGCTGCGCTAAGACCACACTTGTTCGTCAAGCGTGTCGACATGTGGGTGTTTGAGGAGACCGTCGACGGCCAGAAGTTGACCGAGATCATCAACACCAAGCACCAGAACGTCAAGTACCTGCCTAACATCGACCTGCCAGAGAACCTGGTCGCCAACCCAGACTTGGTCTCTGCCGTCAAGGACGCCGACATCCTGGTCTTCAACATCCCTCACCAGTTCTTGCCACGCATTGTCTCCCAGTTGCAGGgcaacatcaagaaggacgCCCGTGCCATCTCCTGTTTGAAGGGTTTCGACGTGTCCAAGGACGGTGTCAAGCTGCTATCCACCTACGTCACCGAGAAGCTCGGAATCACCTGTGGTGCCCTTTCCGGTGCTAACTTGGCCCCAGAGGTTGCCAAGGAGAACTGGTCCGAGACCACTGTTGCCTACGAGTTGCCAAAGGACTTCAAGGGCGAGGGCAAGGACGTCGACCACGCCGTCTTGAAGGCTTTGTTCCACAGACCATACTTCCACGTCAACGTCATTGACGATGTCGCTGGTATCTCTGTTGCCGGTGCCTTGAAGAACGTTGTCGCTCTAGGTTGCGGTTTCGTCGAGGGTCTAGGCTGGGGTAACAACGCCTCCGCTGCCATCCAGAGAGTTGGTTTGGGTGAGATCATCAAGTTCGGTCAGATGTTCTTCCCAGACTCCCGTGTCGAGACCTACTACCAGGAGTCCGCCGGTGTTGCTGACTTGATCACCACCTGCTCTGGTGGTAGAAACGTCAGAGTCGCCACCCACATGGCCAAGACTGGTAAGTCTGCCGAGGAGTGCGAGAAGGAGCTGTTGAACGGCCAGTCCGCCCAGGGTATTCACACATGTAAGGAGGTCCACGAGTGGTTGGCCGAGTGCGGTAAGACCGATGAATTCGTTCTGTTCGAGGCCGTTTACCAGATTGTCTACGAGAACGCTCCTATGGACACTTTGCCAGACATGATCGAGGATCTGCAGGGTGTTAACATTCCAAAGGAGGAAGGCGAGCACAGCGAATAA
- the ARG1 gene encoding argininosuccinate synthase (highly similar to uniprot|P22768 Saccharomyces cerevisiae YOL058W ARG1 Arginosuccinate synthetase catalyzes the formation of L-argininosuccinate from citrulline and L-aspartate in the arginine biosynthesis pathway potential Cdc28p substrate) gives MSKGKVCLAYSGGLDTSIILAWLLEEGYEVVAFMANVGQEEDFDAAEKKAMAIGATKYVCVDCREDFVKDVLFPAVQVNAVYEDVYLMGTSLARPVIAKAQIDVAEAEGCFAVAHGCTGKGNDQIRFELGFYALKPDVKVIAPWRDPAFFERFAGRKDLLDYAAEKGIPVTQTKAKPWSTDENQAHISYEAGILEDPDTTPPKGMWKLIVDPQDAPDKPEDLTIVFEKGIPVKISFTEDGEAKEVTKPLDVFLTASNLARRNGVGRIDIVEDRYINLKSRGCYEQAPLTVLRRAHVDLEGLVLDKEVRHLRDQFVTPTYSRLMYNGSYFTPEFDFIKSMIAPSQTHVNGQVRLRLYKGNVIVLGRSSETENLYDPTESSMDELTGFLPTDTTGFIAIQAIRVKKYGEAKKAKGEKLTL, from the coding sequence ATGTCTAAGGGAAAAGTTTGTCTAGCATACTCCGGAGGTTTGGACACCTCTATCATTCTCGCCTGGTTGTTGGAAGAGGGCTACGAGGTTGTGGCCTTCATGGCCAACGTCGGGCAAGAAGAGGACTTCGATGCCgctgaaaagaaggccatGGCTATCGGTGCCACTAAATACGTGTGTGTTGACTGCAGAGAGGACTTCGTCAAAGACGTTCTGTTCCCAGCCGTTCAAGTCAACGCTGTATACGAGGATGTGTACCTGATGGGTACCTCGCTGGCTAGACCAGTGATCGCCAAGGCGCAAATCGACGTCGCCGAGGCTGAAGGCTGTTTCGCCGTTGCCCACGGTTGCACAGGTAAGGGTAACGACCAGATCCGTTTCGAACTAGGTTTCTACGCCTTGAAGCCAGACGTCAAGGTTATTGCCCCATGGAGAGACCCAGCATTCTTTGAGCGTTTCGCCGGCAGAAAGGACCTGTTGGACTACGCTGCTGAGAAGGGCATTCCTGTCACCCAGACCAAGGCCAAGCCATGGTCTACCGATGAGAACCAGGCTCACATCTCTTACGAGGCTGGTATCCTAGAAGACCCCGACACCACTCCTCCTAAGGGCATGTGGAAGCTGATTGTTGACCCACAGGATGCCCCAGACAAGCCAGAGGACCTAACTATCGTCTTTGAGAAGGGTATTCCTGTCAAGATCTCATTTACCGAGGACGGCGAGGCCAAGGAAGTTACCAAGCCGCTAGACGTCTTTTTGACTGCCTCCAACTTGGCTAGAAGAAACGGTGTGGGCAGGATCGACATCGTTGAGGATCGTTACATCAACCTGAAGTCTAGAGGCTGTTACGAGCAGGCTCCTTTGACCGTCTTGAGAAGGGCTCACGTTGACCTGGAAGGTCTGGTACTAGACAAGGAAGTCCGCCATTTGAGAGACCAGTTTGTCACTCCAACATACTCTAGACTAATGTACAACGGTTCCTACTTCACCCCCGAATtcgacttcatcaagtcaATGATTGCTCCCTCGCAGACTCATGTCAATGGCCAAGTCAGACTCAGACTGTACAAGGGTAACGTCATTGTTCTAGGTAGATCTTCCGAGACTGAGAACCTCTACGATCCAACTGAGTCCTCCATGGACGAGTTGACTGGCTTCTTGCCCACCGACACTACCGGCTTCATCGCTATCCAGGCTATCAGAGTCAAGAAGTATGGtgaagccaagaaggccaaggGAGAAAAACTCACTTTGTAA